The DNA sequence AAACACTCCCTTTTCTGACACCAGACTTACCGGGGATCGGCGGCCAGCTGAAACAGACCCCCGAGGACTTCGTCGTCGACGAAATTCCCGTCTACGAACCCACGGGAGCCGGCGAACACCTGTTCCTCTGGATTGAGAAACGGGACGTCTCCGCCCCCTACCTGGTGAAGAACCTGGCCCGCATACTGCAGATCAATCCACGCGATATCGGCGTCGCCGGACTCAAAGACCGCTTTGCAGTCACACGTCAATATGTGTCTGTCCCCGCCGAGTGTGAACCGCTGGTTGAAACCTTCGAATTCACCGGTATCCAGATTCTCAAAGCAACCCGACACGAGAACAAACTCAAAACCGGGCACCTCAAAGGGAATCGCTTCTCGATTATCGTCCGCGATACGGAAGACGACGCCTTCGACAAAGCGCAAGCGATTCAGGAACAGATCGCCCAGACCGGTTTTCCGAATTACTACGGTGCCCAGCGGATGGGTCACGACAACGAGACCTTCGACATGGGGCTCAAACTGCTCCAGGGAAAGCGGGTCCCGGGAAAATACATGCGAAATAAAGCCCTCAAGCGGCTGGCTCTCTCGGCTGTGCAATCGGCGCTGTTCAATCGCGCGCTCGCCAACCGGATTCTCGCCGGTCAGCAGCAGAGCGTTCAAATGGGAGATGTCATGCAGGTCTGTGCGTCGGGGGGACTGTTCGTCGTTGAAGATGTCACCGCCGAACAGCAACGATTCGATCAGGGAGAAACCATGATTACCGGCCCCCTGTTCGGTCCAAAAATGAAACAGCCGACTCAGGAAACATCCGCACAGGAACAGCAGGTCCTAAACGACTTTGGACTGGAGCCCGATCTGTTTAACCGCTATAAAAAACTGACCGCGGGAACCAGGCGCCCCTACCTGATCCGGCCGGAAGCACTCCAGCTGGAACCAACTGAGAATGGGGTACGCTTCGAGTTCACGCTCCCCTCCGGCGTGTATGCGACCATGCTGCTCAGGGAGTTCATGAAAACGGAACTCGCCGGGGATACGACCGAGACAAGTTAACGAAAGGATGTCGCTGTGAAAGTTCTTATCGACCAGAACGAAATCAACTCACGGGTAATCGCGCTCGGACGCGAACTGGCCCAGGAATACCAGGGCCGCCCCTTAACGATTATCGGCATCCTCGCCGGCAGCCTGGTTCTGCTGGCAGACCTGATTCGTGCCATCGATGTACCGCATCAGGTCGGACTGCTCCAGGCATCCAGCTATCGCGGCAAATCAACCAAACCTGGTGAGCTATTCGTCAATCTGGATTATCTGCCCGACCTCAGCGAACGTGATGTCCTGCTGGTCGACGATATTTTCGATACCGGGAAAACCATGCAGAAGGTCATGGCACAGATCAGCGAACAGGAACCACGCTCACTGAAAACCGCAGTCCTGCTCTGGAAAGAGGAAGCCACTGAAGTCGATTTCGGACCGGACTATCACTGCTTCAAAATTCCCGATCACTTCGTCGTCGGCTATGGTCTGGACTTCAACAACGAGTATCGGCACCTTCCGTTCATTGCTTCCCTGGAAGGCTCCGATCTCGTCTGATTCGCCAGCTGAAGACCTCGATGATTAAATATCGAGGTTCTTCACATCCAAAGCATGCTTCTCGATGAACTCGCGGCGGGGTTCCACCACGTCACCCATCAGGACGCGGAAGATCTCATCGGCGGCAGCGGCATCTTCCATACCGACCTGCAACAGAACCCGGTTCTCGGGATCCATGCTGGTGTCCCACAACTCTTCTGAGTTCATTTCGCCCAGTCCTTTGAAGCGGGTCAGTTTCAGGCCTTTTTCACCCAGATCACGCAGCGAGGGAAGCAGCTGACGCAGACTGCTGAGCTTGACGTTGCTGTTGCCGCTGTGAATCGTAAACGGGAAGATCGGCTCCCCGTTCCGGTTGCCGGGCGAATAGAAATCCTTCAATGCGATACCGTAACCCTTGAGCTGTTTCAGGTACTCATTGATCGAGCGGATCTCGTGAATGTCCGTGACCTGCAACCCATCATCTTTGCCGAAGTCTTCTTCATCCTCTTCGGAATCGGATGAGGAATCACCGTTTTCATCGGCAATCCGCAGTTCTTCGCCCCGCTTCTGTTCTTCCTCTTTCAGGAATTCTTTCATATCATCCTGCGAAGTGAACCAGAACTGTTCCTTACCCAGAAAGATTCGGTATTGAGGCAGCAGTCCCTCGTCAGTGGCGTGATTCTGAGCCAGGAATTTCAGGTCAATCCCGCGGCGGTCCAGTGTTCCCAATGGCTCTTCGAGTTCGCCCACCAGCTTGACCAGCTTATCGAGCATTTCCGTTTCGAATACGGTGCCGTCTTCACAGGTCAGGTTCGCATCGCCCAGAGCCAGTTCTACCAGCTCGTTCATCATCTCTTCCTGGGTCTGTACGTAGCGCCGTTTTTTACCCTGTTCGACGCGGTACAACGGAGGCTGAGCAACATAGACACAGCCATGGTTCACCAGTTCCCGCATGTGGCGGAAGAAGAAGGTCAGCAGCAGCGTACGAATGTGGCTACCGTCGACGTCGGCGTCGGTCATCAGAATGATCTTACCGTAACGACGTTTGGTCACATCATCAAACTCAGCTCCCGGGGGAACACCCACGGCTTTGAAGATGTTGGAAATTTCCGCGTTATCCAGCACTTTGACCAGCTGGGCTTTTTCCACGTTCAGGATCTTACCACGCAGCGGGAGAATCGCCTGAATGTTCGAATCGCGACCGGTATCCGCAGAACCACCGGCCGAATCCCCTTCGACCAGGTACAGTTCGGTGATGTCCAGCTCACGACTGCGGCAGTCGCGAAGTTTTTCAGGCAGGCCGCCGGTCGTCAGCGCACCTTTACGCCGTACCATTTCGCGGGCCTTCTTGGCGGCTTCGCGGGCTTCTGCTGCCAGCAGACCTTTCTGAGCGATCTTCTTGGCAACCGAGGGGTTCTCTTCGAAGAACTTCATCAGCTTCTCGTTGACAACCGTCTGCACAATCCCTTCGACTTCGCTGTTACCCAGCTTGGTTTTGGTCTGCCCTTCGAACTGGGGATCGGGCACACGCACGGTAATCACTGCGGTCAACCCTTCGCGGAAGTCATCACCACTGGGTGTGAAGTCCTTGAACAGGTTGGCTTTCTTACCGTACGCGTTGATCGAACGGGTCAGAGCACCACGGAAACCGGAGAAGTGCGTTCCCCCTTCGATGTTGAAAATGTTGTTGGCAAAGCAGCGGACATTTTCGGTAGAGCCATCGTTGTGCTGGACAGAGATGTCGACCTGCACCCCTTCCATCTCTCCCTGGATCGAAATGATTTCCTCATAGAGCACATTCTCCGTCCGGTTCAGATAGCGGACGAATTCGACCAGCCCGTCTTCGTAGTGGAATTCATCCGTCTGTCCCGAACGTTCGTCGATGATCCGGATTTTCACACCCGCATTCAGAAACGCCAGTTCCTGGAGTCGCTTGGTCAGCGTGTCGTAGATGAACTTCGTATCGGGGAAGATCGTACCATCGGGTTTGAAGGTAATCTTCGTTCCGCTCTTTTCGGTTTTGGCCAGCTTCTGCAGCGGTGTTTTCACGAGCCCTG is a window from the Gimesia benthica genome containing:
- the truD gene encoding tRNA pseudouridine(13) synthase TruD, producing MSESEIETLPFLTPDLPGIGGQLKQTPEDFVVDEIPVYEPTGAGEHLFLWIEKRDVSAPYLVKNLARILQINPRDIGVAGLKDRFAVTRQYVSVPAECEPLVETFEFTGIQILKATRHENKLKTGHLKGNRFSIIVRDTEDDAFDKAQAIQEQIAQTGFPNYYGAQRMGHDNETFDMGLKLLQGKRVPGKYMRNKALKRLALSAVQSALFNRALANRILAGQQQSVQMGDVMQVCASGGLFVVEDVTAEQQRFDQGETMITGPLFGPKMKQPTQETSAQEQQVLNDFGLEPDLFNRYKKLTAGTRRPYLIRPEALQLEPTENGVRFEFTLPSGVYATMLLREFMKTELAGDTTETS
- the hpt gene encoding hypoxanthine phosphoribosyltransferase, which gives rise to MKVLIDQNEINSRVIALGRELAQEYQGRPLTIIGILAGSLVLLADLIRAIDVPHQVGLLQASSYRGKSTKPGELFVNLDYLPDLSERDVLLVDDIFDTGKTMQKVMAQISEQEPRSLKTAVLLWKEEATEVDFGPDYHCFKIPDHFVVGYGLDFNNEYRHLPFIASLEGSDLV
- a CDS encoding DNA gyrase subunit B; the encoded protein is MSDQQESQADLKKAGYDESNIRALEGVEGIRTRPAMYIGDTTLRGLHHLVYEIVDNSIDECVNGYASVINVKINADGSVSCSDDGRGIPVGAMPDMNNRPALEVVLTEIHAGGKFDREGGYKTGTGGLHGVGITAVNALSEWLEAEVRREGHVWTMDFAAGLVKTPLQKLAKTEKSGTKITFKPDGTIFPDTKFIYDTLTKRLQELAFLNAGVKIRIIDERSGQTDEFHYEDGLVEFVRYLNRTENVLYEEIISIQGEMEGVQVDISVQHNDGSTENVRCFANNIFNIEGGTHFSGFRGALTRSINAYGKKANLFKDFTPSGDDFREGLTAVITVRVPDPQFEGQTKTKLGNSEVEGIVQTVVNEKLMKFFEENPSVAKKIAQKGLLAAEAREAAKKAREMVRRKGALTTGGLPEKLRDCRSRELDITELYLVEGDSAGGSADTGRDSNIQAILPLRGKILNVEKAQLVKVLDNAEISNIFKAVGVPPGAEFDDVTKRRYGKIILMTDADVDGSHIRTLLLTFFFRHMRELVNHGCVYVAQPPLYRVEQGKKRRYVQTQEEMMNELVELALGDANLTCEDGTVFETEMLDKLVKLVGELEEPLGTLDRRGIDLKFLAQNHATDEGLLPQYRIFLGKEQFWFTSQDDMKEFLKEEEQKRGEELRIADENGDSSSDSEEDEEDFGKDDGLQVTDIHEIRSINEYLKQLKGYGIALKDFYSPGNRNGEPIFPFTIHSGNSNVKLSSLRQLLPSLRDLGEKGLKLTRFKGLGEMNSEELWDTSMDPENRVLLQVGMEDAAAADEIFRVLMGDVVEPRREFIEKHALDVKNLDI